A part of Cryptococcus neoformans var. grubii H99 chromosome 6, complete sequence genomic DNA contains:
- a CDS encoding cytoplasmic protein: protein MSPSHTIPGLEKLETCRKALLKASPQDLQDVQLLSEATEIILSPQDEKLHLKLLELLLALLRQVTSVLSLSPNESVRSLAQDRLAPEFQPGKPLILFLSANIDHGLKVQQTRSVEVLAAAAKLAVTISSHGILASSASSATQRGNFMVPLFTCIAGGDVTNRGDLSILIALLPYIPPGAIPSSLLDKLLSELHVAHNASVRCHLAADLAIVLGGVSLAAPSSNLPSTPEQQKRILLPLLSAFAASQPSSTLLHVSRYLLPRLFGLFPSLLLALLSMLGAPNPVYGAWVAVASIGVQQGLISIEDLPQEDVMVVLESDESETRLRAFELVSGRKEYTAGVIELIKLSFKRNEALSSAGARSAFSSATYAFFIRLHQYETLARRTLRKLSKQSNTSSTVAETTQLRGSLSQTAEFHWWFLHFINNNLWHARRYPVFKVLLSLNLLGRYLEVFGDDEGVQGKIFTQDRVENLLACQASEFTEVRSRARKILDDAKVSLTGYESLHTPSAQALLVSAFASLDHPRKTQAEAGKAALCILFGKVVQYGTVRESLEFVQNIIAKLEKGVEVIERDLVQIENHPLHGLLGAVKDVILCLNIKTVEAQQTWSPIFRQLMSLVTRIWNATRAVISLAPSGLVSADENGMEGTARADHEIARAYEVLGGGEEGEEEDGMDHTGLLSGCWRATMTAGELLAAIFTLPLARGGPSQLIWSVQDVNAAGITFLTWLHEIRHRGTFSKLANAFAQLVEAVRAIDSLKNLCDDWLTDELRAISSDQHSTTRRSAALPYSILSIVSNSETLLEKAVISLLEFAKVENASTSNVTKVHALNVLKIVLLDARQTKWFDVWFERSVITALQAFESPDWNVRNVGLILFSTLVHRCLAPPRGGQDYYRSRTTLASRRPFSLFHNKYPLILPFLKEYLTRGSDPDCQIRNRHSPLLPILIIVRSLKWSDKTAEMLSDLARAVEPYLGSREYQIRQTAAQALSSTVSPSEALKRALSIENYLSPSPETVNATHGYICFLRQLISNFIEWEIVDAESLASIDNILLRLVKEYIPGTRPAITADVIGCVESYLVCTSVGKGPLVTEITSRAQKYMNRPSLAFAPAEEFRLAACAAVLSIHARSPSIILSLLGSSSSEASNMVILDNFWQLQESYSPELLDRVISLGVRGKAGEGVQLKALNVLSEIAWQSMDCDALSGWKEKGGRFETVCEALDRIVINSKCVPIRQAALVALAWALHHALANSPGESKTMIPMYERLARYVLRVSHEDESQPARFAAYKALTHLTSHLVHLPHPAFHRTLIRLAQDDDEEIRSGAARIIVGMLGGEKGVVQQRAVEMWYDWATRLLSGFDRNSEELEQWLGWISDLAQDHKGYEHDIKTLKGGVDSEVLFEVEPSNIFRDPLVDVFYASKLLSNLRLAGLLGDRLSHRVPETRIRPEIQPIENVTRTPTVTTPCDDNNLQSPEYTESVGLDHVVEKLCFNSWSPIDDAWEARRSLMRRKELQRMIVSKEGCRQESDERGGQGCGGDTL from the exons ATGTCGCCTTCCCACACAATCCCGGGGCTGGAGAAGCTTGAAACTTGCCGTAAAGCGCTCTTGAAAGCCAGTCCTCAAGATCTCCAAGATGT GCAACTACTTTCAGAAGCTACAGAAATTATTTTGAGTCCTCAAGATGAAAAGCTCCATCTCAAACTGCTGGAGTTactccttgcccttttaCGCCAGGTTACTTCAGTACTCTCACTATCGCCCAATGAGTCAGTTCGCTCCTTGGCACAGGACAGACTAGCGCCCGAGTTTCAGCCTGGAAAGCCCCTCATATTATTCCTCTCAGCGAATATCGATCATGGCCTCAAGGTTCAACAAACACGTTCAGTTGAAGTGcttgcagcagcagccaaaTTGGCGGTCACCATATCGTCCCATGGTATATTGGCCTCGTCGGCCTCATCTGCGACACAACGTGGCAACTTCATGGTCCCATTATTCACATGTATTGCCGGCGGAGACGTCACAAACCGTGGAGACTTGTCAATTCTGATCGCTTTACTTCCATACATCCCGCCTGGCGCAATTCCGTCAAGTTTACTCGATAAACTCTTAAGCGAGTTACATGTAGCTCACAATGCCAGTGTGCGTTGCCATTTGGCCGCCGATCTTGCGATTGTTCTTGGTGGTGTGTCTCTAGCGgctccctcttccaatcTACCATCCACTCCTGAACAACAGAAGCGTATTCTATTGCCACTACTTTCTGCCTTTGCAGCTTCCcagccatcatccactttACTTCATGTGTCGCGCTATTTATTGCCACGCCTTTTCGGcctctttccttcgttACTTTTAGCTCTTTTATCCATGCTTGGCGCACCGAATCCTGTTTACGGGGCATGGGTAGCTGTTGCCTCGATTGGCGTGCAACAGGGATTGATCAGCATAGAAGATCTACCGCAAGAAGATGTCATGGTTGTCTTAGAAAGTGACGAGTCCGAAACACGTTTAAGAGCATTTGAGCTTGTGAGCGGGCGAAAAGAGTATACGGCAGGCGTTATAGAATTGATCAAATTGAGTTTCAAGCGTAACGAAGCCCTCTCAAGTGCCGG TGCTCGCTCTGCTTTCTCCTCAGCTACCTATGCTTTTTTCATCCGTCTTCATCAGTATGAGACTTTGGCGCGTCGTACGCTTCGCAAATTATCTAAACAATCGAATACTTCTTCCACGGTCGCGGAGACCACGCAGCTGCGAGGATCACTCTCCCAAACAGCGGAATTCCACTGGTGGTTTCTTCATTTCATCAATAATAATCTGTGGCACGCACGCAGATATCCTGTCTTTAAGGTGCTATTGTCGCTAAATTTGCTAGGAAGATACTTGGAGGTgtttggtgatgatgagggaGTACAAGGCAAGATCTTTACACAAGACAGAGTGGAAAATCTGCTTGCTTGCCAAGCAAGCGAATTCACAGAGGTGCGATCCAGAGCACGCAAGAT CCTGGATGACGCCAAGGTTTCGCTGACTGGTTACGAATCCCTTCATACACCATCCGCACAAGCTTTACTTGTCTCTGCTTTTGCCTCGTTGGATCATCCTCGAAAGACACAAGCCGAGGCAGGTAAAGCTGCCCTTTGCATTCTCTTTGGGAAAGTTGTCCAGTATGGCACAGTAAGAGAGTCTTTGGAGTTTGTGCAAAATATAATTGcgaagctggagaagggagtTGAGGTCATCGAAAGGGACTTGGTGCAAATAGAaaaccatcctcttcatggTTTACTCGGAGCCGTCAA AGATGTCATCCTATGTCTGAACATCAAGACAGTCGAAGCGCAGCAAACTTGGTCTCCGATATTCCGCCAACTTATGTCTCTTGTTACTCGTATTTGGAACGCAACTCGTGCTGTCATTTCCCTGGCCCCCTCCGGACTGGTGTCTGCGGATGAAAATGGTATGGAAGGTACTGCTAGGGCCGATCACGAAATAGCTAGGGCCTATGAGGTGCTcggcggaggagaagaaggagaagaggaggatggaatGGATCATACAGGACTATTGTCTGGATGTTGGCGAGCAACAATGACAGCTGG GGAGCTGCTAGCTGCCATTTTCACTTTACCCCTCGCACGAGGCGGTCCCTCTCAGCTCATTTGGTCGGTCCAGGACGTCAACGCCGCTGGCATAACGTTCCTCACTTGGTTGCACGAGATTCGACACCGCGGTACTTTTTCAAAGCTTGCCAACGCCTTTGCTCAACTGGTAGAGGCAGTACGGGCGATTGACAGCCTGAAAAATCTATGTGATGATTGGTTAACAGATGAATTGAGAGCAATTTCTTCCGACCAGCATTCAACTACCAGGCGATCAGCTGCTTTACCGTATAGTATATTGTCAATCGTATCTAATTCTGAGACACTGCTGGAAAAGGCAGTGATATCGCTTCTCGAGTTTGCCAAGGTTGAAAATGCGTCGACATCAAACGTCACCAAAGTTCATGCGCTTAATGTCCTCAAAATCGTACTGCTCGATGCCAGACAAACTAAGTGGTTTGATGTGTGGTTTGAGCGAAGTGTTATCACTGCTCTTCAGGCCTTTGAATCGCCAGA CTGGAATGTTCGGAATGTTGGTCTTATTCTCTTTTCCACCCTCGTCCACCGTTGTCTGGCCCCTCCCCGTGGCGGTCAAGATTATTACCGCTCCCGAACAACACTCGCGTCGCGCAGgcctttttccctcttccataACAAATATCCTCTcattcttccatttcttaAGGAATACCTCACCAGGGGTTCAGATCCAGACTGTCAGATTCGTAACAGACATTCACCTTTACTGCCTATTTTGATCATCGTCAGAAGCCTCAAATGGTCAGACAAAACCGCAGAAATGCTTTCTGATTTGGCAAGAGCTGTAGAACCTTACTTGGGAAGCAGGGAATATCAG ATCAGACAGACAGCGGCCCAAGCTCTATCATCGACAGTTTCCCCGTCTGAGGCCCTTAAACGTGCCCTCTCTATAGAAAATTatctttctccatctccggAGACGGTCAACGCTACGCACGGTTACATATGTTTCCTCCGACAGCTTATCAGCAACTTCATCGAGTGGGAAATTGTTGATGCTGAATCACTGGCTAGCATCGACAACATCCTGCTGCGCCTTGTAAAAGAGTACATCCCTGGAACTCGTCCCGCCATCACCGCCGACGTTATCGGTTGTGTAGAGTCATACCTGGTTTGCACAAGCGTGGGAAAGGGACCACTCGTCACCGAGATTACTTCCCGTGCCCAGAAGTATATGAATCGGCCGAGTCTCGCATTTGCGCCTGCGGAGGAGTTCCGCCTTGCGGCTTGTGCTGCTGTTCTGTCCATCCATGCTAGGTCGCCGTCGATCATCTTATCTCTTTTAGGTTCTTCATCCAGTGAGGCCTCAAACATGGTTATCCTTGACAATTTCTGGCAACTTCAAGAATCCTATTCACCAGAATTACTGGATCGTGTTATATCGTTAGGGGTGAGAGGGAAAGCAGGTGAAGGCGTTCAGTTAAAGGCCTTGAATGTGCTTTCAGAGATCGCATGGCAATCAATGGATTGCGACGCTTTGTcgggatggaaagaaaagggtgGCCGTTTTGAGACAGTTTGCGAGGCGTTGGACAGGATTGTGATAAACTCAAAGTGTGTACCAATCAGGCAAGCTGCGTTGGTGGCATTGGCTTGGGCTCTTCATCAT GCGCTTGCCAACTCCCCGGGAGAGAGTAAAACAATGATCCCAATGTATGAAAGGTTGGCCCGATATGTCCTCCGCGTTTCTCACGAAGATGAG TCGCAACCAGCTCGCTTCGCCGCTTACAAAGCCTTGACTCACCTTACTTCCCATCTCGTTCATCTACCCCATCCCGCATTCCATCGAACCCTTATACGCTTGGCccaggatgatgatgaagaaattCGCAGCGGCGCTGCAAGGATCATCGTCGGTATGCTCGGCGGCGAAAAAGGTGTAGTGCAGCAAAGGGCTGTAGAAATGTGGTACGATTGGGCCACTCGTCTGTTGTCGGGCTTTGACAGAAATAGCGAAGAACTCGAACAGTGGTTGGGCTGGATTTCAGATCTGGCCCAGGATCACAAAGGTTACG AACACGATATCAAGACTCTGAAAGGGGGGGTTGATTCGGAAGTGCTATTTGAAGTTGAGCCGTCCAACATCTTCCGTGATCCTCTCGTGGATGTCTTCTACGCGTCCAAATTGCTATCCAACCTTAGATTAGCTGGACTTCTCGGTGATCGCTTGTCGCATCGTGTCCCTGAAACAAGGATACGCCCAGAAATCCAACCCATTGAAAATGTTACCCGGACACCCACGGTCACGACGCCCTGTGATGATAATAACCTTCAATCCCCTGAGTACACTGAGTCCGTGGGATTAGATCATGTAGTAGAAAAACTGTGTTTCAACAGCTGGAGTCCGATCGACGATGCGTGGGAAGCTCGGAGAAGCCTAATGCGAAGAAAAGAATTACAGAGGATGATTGTTTCAAAGGAAGGCTGTCGGCAGGAATCTGACGAAAGGGGAGGACAAGGATGTGGTGGTGACACATTGTGA
- a CDS encoding nucleoside diphosphate kinase yields the protein MSTTEQTYIMIKPDGVQRGLVGEIIGRFEKRGFKLVALKLHTPTKEHLEKHYSDLSSKPFFPRLVEYMMSGPVVCMVWEGLDAVKTGRVMLGATNPLASAPGTIRGDYALQVGMNVCHGSDSVENGQKEIALWFPEGINQYKLSSQAWLYEA from the exons ATGTCTACCACTGAGCAGACCTACATCATGATCAA GCCTGATGGCGTCCAGCGAGGCCTCGTCGGCGAGATCATCGGCCGATTCGAGAAGCGAGGCTTCAAGCTCGTTGCCCTCAAGCTCCACACTCCTACCAAG GAGCACCTCGAGAAGCACTACTCTGACCTCTCCTCGAagcccttcttccctcgccTCGTCGAGTACA TGATGTCCGGTCCTGTTGTCTGCATGGTCTGGGAGGGTCTTGACGCCGTCAAGACTGGCCGAGTTATGCTTGGTGCTACCAACCCTCTCGCCTCTGCTCCTG GCACCATCAGGGGTGACTACGCTCTCCAGGTTGGCATG AACGTCTGCCACGGTTCCGACTCTGTTGAGAACGGTCAGAAGGAGATCGCCCTCTGGTTCCC TGAGGGTATCAACCAGTACAAGCTCTCTTCTCAGGCTTGGCTCTACGAGGCTTAA
- a CDS encoding carboxypeptidase A4, variant — MRTSPHTCVLLLCAASAIATPQHQAPIQLPLSASSPSFETFAPVQRYDGDQIWRVKLGGEDIRRIEDIVDLVEDLQLDIWRTTPHSLDIRLNELQKNELQERLHPDTLFEPFITDVQSLVDFTTLSDYSDLINSSLEADADRPLENGKPLQISKKKKIPKIDPFNLTTLATPFHDSYHTLKDFHQFGDALVETFNGKGGIEVWSFDVGTTWEGRPLRGWSARLVRNESDASNSQRRRRSRVVEDDEELHKEIVIISGQHGREWVGPSSALYFLHSLLLTSLSSPSSDAALMLNKFTFSVIPTINPDGFVYSQSHRMWRKNRQPVGHKSCVGIDLNSNWAYKWKKEKKEKPCNEGYRGKAAFEAYETKAVGEWLAKGAERGTRVRAFIDLHSYGQLFMFPFAHSCNDFPVDAEMLMEAGLGVAKAIRTAHGETYETGQACDLTYRAPGDSVDYAYGVTDIRWSYSAELRDTGTYGFMLPKTLIRPTAEEISAGILHLAKFIYVLEIAD, encoded by the exons ATGAGGACATCTCCCCACACATGCGTACTCCTCCTGTGCGCAGCTTCTGCCATAGCAACACCTCAACACCAAGCCCCAATCCAACTTCCACTCTCGgcatcttccccatccttcgAGACTTTTGCTCCTGTACAGAGATACGACGGTGACCAAATATGGAGAGTCAAACTAGGTGGGGAAGACATACGGAGGATAGAGGATATTGTGGATCTTGTTGAA GATCTCCAACTTGACATATGGAGAACAACACCACATTCCCTGGATATACGCCTCAACGAACTCCAGAAGAACGAGCTTCAAGAGCGTTTACACCCTGACACATTATTCGAACCTTTTATCACCGATGTCCAGTCACTCGTCGATTTTACGACTCTTTCTGACTACTCAGACCTCATCAATTCCTCCCTTGAAGCTGATGCCGATCGACCTTTGGAAAATGGGAAACCTCTACAAatatcaaagaagaaaaagatccCCAAGATTGATCCGTTCAATCTAACAACGCTCGCCACACCCTTCCATGATTCCTACCATACCCTCAAGGACTTTCACCAATTTGGTGACGCCTTGGTGGAGACTTTTAATGGAAAGGGAGGCATTGAAGTTTGGAGCTTTGACGTCGGCACGACCTGGGAGGGGAGACCTCTTAGAGGATGGAGTGCTCGTCTCGTGAGGAATGAGTCAGATGCCAGTAATAGTCAGCGAAGGCGACGAAGCAGAGTtgtggaagatgacgaggaatTACACAAGGAGATTGTCATCATAAGCGGCCAGCATGGTCGTGAG TGGGTTGGGCCTTCATCTGCCCTTTACTTTCTACATTCCCTGCTTCTCacctctctctcatccccatcttctgACGCAGCTTTGATGTTGAACAAGTTCACTTTTTCAGTCATCCCTACAATAAATCCAGATGGTTTTGTTTACTCCCAATCCCATaggatgtggaggaagaacagaCAACCCGTGGGCCACAAGTCTTGCGTCGGTATCGACTTGAACTCAAACTGGGCGTAtaaatggaagaaggagaagaaggagaagccTTGCAATGAAGGATATCGTGGGAAGGCCGCATTTGAAGCTTATGAGACTAAGGCTGTCGGGGAGTGGCTGGCCAAGGGAGCAGAAAGGGGTACGAGGGTCAGGGCATTTATTGATTTACATAGTTATGGACAGCTCT TCATGTTCCCCTTTGCCCATTCATGTAATGACTTCCCTGTCGACGCAGAAATGCTCATGGAGGCCGGTTTGGGAGTTGCCAAAGCGATTAGAACTGCGCATGGAGAAACTTATGAAACCGGCCAAGCGTGCGACCTGACTTATAG GGCACCCGGTGACTCGGTCGACTATGCTTACGGAGTCACAGACATTAGGTGGTCATACTCTGCGGAGCTCAGAGATACCGGCACT TACGGGTTTATGCTCCCCAAAACTCTCATCCGACCTACAGCCGAAGAGATTTCGGCAGGTATATTACATCTTGCCAAATTCATCTACGTGCTTGAAATTGCGGATTGA
- a CDS encoding glucoamylase — translation MTSSTEMESDDFFSYEKSLLLPRRVTSPPYISRTEHACHRYRRVVIKGLLLCLLILSAIVIRVSLGLWPHYLNSRSVRFEHWSDHQSLYLESRILANIGPGIGAKEGLVVASPSRGHGKEPDYYYTWTRDSALTISTLIPHLRLDLADIDNATEPWELYSALSDVLKEFLFRDYIESQAEIQIGKNPSGDLKKGGLNEPKFHVDGTPFTGNWGRPQRDGPALRAIAVMIYANFLLDRGFPSDISYVQQWIYDPRHLKSPGKVLKNDLEEVANGWSKSGFDLWEEVDGHHLFTLLVSRKALYDGSTFARRLKDVGAADHYLAQAHSITQKLSLFWDSKRDYWLSSLSGRDFELAPPKPEFDLTNTYPRREWLDCSIPLSIIHAGSHTLQSSHNFSFPFSATDPRVLSTIHLYIKSFDGLYGINNGRSWSDGWALGRYKEDVYDGKGQSQGNPWFICTFSVAHSLYLAYKEFREASVIAIANQTLSFWEDVVSISSKPPKVREGDVWTEEEDWRFKEGMKCLKDVAGRFMKVGQQVAAGNGGRMSEQIGRDDGQCRGARDLTWSYASLLDLIRVKSNLD, via the exons ATGACATCAAGCACAGAAATGGAATCCGACGATTTTTTCTCATACGAAAAGAGTCTACTCCTACCCAGAAGAGTGACATCGCCCCCATACATTTCCAGAACTGAACATGCTTGTCACAGGTATCGGCGTGTCGTCATCAAGGGGCTActtctctgccttctcATATTATCTGCGATAGTTATCAGAGTCTCTCTAGGGCTTTGGCCCCATTACTTAAATTCGCGGTCGGTACGCTTTGAACACTGGAGCGATCACCAAAGTCTTTATTTGGAGTCTAGGATTTTGGCGAATATAGGACCAGGGATAGGCGCAAAGGAAGGGCTTGTGGTGGCCAGTCCTAGTAGGGGGCACGGAAAAGAACCAGACTACTAC TATACCTGGACCCGTGATTCTGCTCTAACCATTTCTACATTGATACCTCATTTGAGACTTGATTTAGCGGATATCGACAATGCCACCGAGCCGTGGGAGTTATACAGCGCCCTGTCTGACGTACTAAAGGAATTCCTCTTTCGGGACTATATTGAAAGTCAAGCAGAGATACAAATAGGCAAAAATCCTTCTGGTGACTTGAAAAAAGGTGGCCTCAACGAACCAAAGTTCCATGTCGACGGTACCCCTTTCACGGGAAACTGGGGAAGGCCTCAGAG AGACGGTCCAGCACTTCGGGCCATTGCGGTGATGATCTATGCCAACTTTCTCCTTGATCGTGGATTTCCTTCAGATATCAGCTACGTGCAGCAATGGATCTATGACCCCAGGCATCTCAAATCACCAGGGAAAGTCCTTAAGAAtgatttggaagaagtaGCAAACGGATGGTCAAAAAGCGGTTTTGATCTATGGGAAGAGGT TGATGGGCATCACCTATTCACCCTTCTTGTTTCCCGTAAAGCACTGTACGATGGGTCGACATTTGCGAGACGTCTCAAGGATGTTGGAGCAGCTGATCATTACCTCGCTCAAGCTCACTCTATCACGCAGAAGCTTTCATTGTTTTGGGACTCCAAAAGAGATTATTGGCTCTCAAGCTTGAGCGGTCGCGATTTTGAGCTTGCGCCGCCGAAGCCGGAATTTGATCTCACTAACACGTATCCAAGACGAGAATGGCTAGATTGTTCGATACCCCTTTCTATCATCCATGCTGGCTCCCACACCCTTCAATCCAGCCATaatttctcttttccattctccGCAACTGATCCCAGGGTCCTTTCGACAATACATCTTTATATCAAATCTTTTGATGGACTTTACGGTATCAATAATGGCAGATCTTGGTCAGATGGATGGGCGTTAGGTCGTTACAAGGAAGACGTATATGACGGTAAAGGCCAAAGCCAAGGGAATCCCTGGTTCATTTGCACTTTTTCTGTTGCGCATAGCCTGTACCTAGCCTACAAGGAGTTTCGCGAGGCAAGTGTCATTGCGATTGCCAACCAAACCCTTTCGTTTTGGGAAGATGTCGTTTCGATCTCATCTAAACCTCCTAAAGTTAGGGAGGGCGATGTGTGgactgaagaggaagactggCGGTTCAAGGAGGGAATGAAATGTTTGAAAGACGTCGCAGGCAGATTCATGAAAGTTGGCCAGCAAGTGGCGGCAGGAAACGGGGGAAGAATGAGCGAACAAATAGGCAG AGACGATGGACAATGCAGAGGGGCAAGGGATTTGACCTGGTCATACGCAAGCTTGTTGGATTTGATCAGAGTAAAATCGAATTTGGACTGA
- a CDS encoding 2-oxoisovalerate dehydrogenase E1 component, alpha subunit: MRTTLQAVTNYSRLSLAANASRRSLITGPPPNIPPIHNTTSTSAPLPLPTPLPSFSPPSVQDAKPLYVPGSQAERQARAGRMSRPLRRGTHESWWSAEMGWFNAVAKTIPTFRVLDEEGHMVKDGHESQATKEETLSIYRTMTLIPIVDNVLYQSQRQGRISFYMQCAGEEAAIVGSAAAMLANDEIFGQYRESAALLHRGFSLDALMAQCFGNVDDKGTKGRMMPVHYSSPEHGFHTITSPLATQMPQAAGAAYMLKLDEERQGDCVICYFGDGAASEGDFHAALGMNSVLGGPCIWFCRNNGFAISTPIIDQYAGDGIASRGPAYGLDTIRVDGNDALAVHAAVCEARKRAVEGKKGVLVEAMTYRVGHHSTSDDSSMYRAIEEVKEWSVVDNPIHRLRSYLVSKKWWSEEEEKALLKKNKADVMKAFSRAEKLPKPKLGEMFNDVWGVAPGEEVPAVIMEQRAELGRLLKKYGEVWPPWKKELKKFVEQGEDVMDCDGKGS, encoded by the exons ATGAGGACAACTTTACAAGCCGTGACGAACTACAGCCGGCTATCACTTGCTGCCAATGCTTCAAGGAGGTCATTG ATTACTGGACCTCCGCCCAATATCCCACCGATTCACAATACTACGTCAACTTCAGCCCCCCTCCCACTTCCGACCCCGCTGCCTTCCTTTTCGCCTCCTTCGGTTCAAGATGCCAAGCCACTTTACGTACCCGGAAGTCAAGCAGAAAGGCAAGCAAGGGCAGGAAGGATGAGTAGACCTTTGAGACGAGGCACCCACGAAAGTTGGTGGTCTGCGGAAATGGGATGGTTCAATGCTGTGGCCAAG ACTATCCCCACCTTCCGTGTgctggatgaagagggcCATATGGTCAAGGATGGTCATGAATCACAG GcaacaaaagaagagacaCTTTCCAT ATATCGCACGATGACTCTCATACCAATAGTGGACAATGTCCTTTACCAGTCTCAACGCCAGGGCCGCATTTCATTTTATATGCAGTGTGCaggtgaagaagctgctATCGTTGGTAGTGCCGCTGCCATGCTCGCGAATGATGAGATTTTTGGCCAATAT AGAGAGTCTGCCGCTCTACTGCATAGAGGCTTCAGCCTTGACGCTCTCATGGCGCAATGTTTTGGCAATGTAGACGACAAAGGCACCAAAGGGAGAATGATGCCCGTTCACTACTCTTCTCCTGAGCATGGTTTCCACACTATCACAAGTCCACTCGCCACTCA GATGCCTCAAGCCGCGGGAGCGGCGTATATGTTGAAGCTCGACGAAGAGAGACAAGGAGATTGCGTGATATGTTACTTCGGTGACG GTGCGGCCAGTGAAGGAGATTTCCATGCGGCTCTAGGAATGAATTCTGTCTTGGGCGGGCCTTGCATCTGGTTCTGCCGTAATAATGG ATTTGCTATTTCAACCCCCATTATCGACCAATATGCCGGTGACGGAATCGCCTCCCGCGGACCAGCATACGGCCTTGACACTATCCGAGTAGACGGTAATGATGCACTGGCTGTCCACGCTGCAGTCTGTGAAGCTAGAAAGCGGGCGgtagaagggaagaagggggtgTTGGTAGAGGCCATGACTTACCGAGTAGGGCATCACTCAACAAGCGATGATTCAAGCATGTACAGGGCAATCGAAGAGGTAAAGGAATGGTCGGTTGTAG ACAACCCGATACATAGGCTCCGATCCTACTTAGTTTCTAAAAAGTGGTGGtccgaagaggaggagaaagcgcttctgaagaagaacaaggcaGACGTTATGAAAGCTTTCAGTAGAGCCGAAAAGCTGCCGAAGCCAAAGCTCGGAGAGATGTTCAATGACGTTTGGGGAGTAGCcccaggagaagaagtacCCGCTGTCATT ATGGAACAAAGGGCAGAGCTTGGAAGGCTATTGAAGAAGTATGGGGAAGTCTGGCCTCCCTGGAAGAAAGAACTCAAGAAATTCGTCGAGCAGGGGGAAGACGTCATGGACTGTGACGGGAAAGGCTCGTAG